A single window of Bordetella genomosp. 11 DNA harbors:
- the rpe gene encoding ribulose-phosphate 3-epimerase gives MSFLSPGTRIAPSILSADFARLGEEVRNVVAAGADWIHFDVMDNHYVPNLTIGPMVCAAIRPHVEVPIDVHLMVEPVDELVPQFAKAGANIISFHPEATRHVDRTLALIRDHGCKAGLVFNPATSLDHMDYVMDKLDVVLVMSVNPGFGGQSFLPSALQKLRDARARIDRWTSAGGQHIALEVDGGVKVDNIAEIRAAGADTFVAGSAIFGHPDYASIIGAMRQQIAAAGSLSA, from the coding sequence ATGTCTTTCCTATCCCCGGGCACCCGCATCGCGCCCAGCATCCTTTCCGCCGACTTCGCCCGCCTGGGCGAAGAAGTGCGCAATGTCGTCGCGGCGGGCGCCGACTGGATCCACTTCGACGTCATGGACAATCATTACGTCCCGAACCTGACGATCGGCCCCATGGTCTGTGCGGCCATCCGCCCGCACGTCGAGGTACCCATCGACGTGCACTTGATGGTGGAGCCCGTCGACGAACTGGTTCCGCAATTCGCCAAGGCCGGGGCCAATATTATTTCCTTCCATCCGGAAGCGACGCGGCACGTGGACCGCACCCTCGCGTTGATCCGCGACCACGGCTGCAAGGCGGGGCTGGTCTTCAACCCGGCCACCTCGCTGGATCACATGGACTATGTCATGGACAAGCTGGACGTGGTGCTGGTCATGTCGGTCAACCCCGGTTTCGGCGGCCAGAGCTTCCTGCCTTCGGCGCTGCAAAAGCTGCGCGATGCGCGCGCGCGCATCGACCGCTGGACGAGCGCCGGGGGCCAGCACATCGCCCTGGAAGTCGACGGCGGCGTGAAGGTGGACAATATCGCCGAAATTCGCGCCGCGGGCGCGGACACGTTCGTGGCCGGATCCGCCATCTTCGGCCACCCCGACTACGCCTCGATCATCGGCGCGATGCGCCAGCAGATCGCCGCGGCCGGCTCGCTGTCCGCCTGA